One Halolamina litorea genomic window carries:
- a CDS encoding ABC transporter ATP-binding protein has product MSAPAVDLRRITKRFPGVIANDEVDLTVERGSVHALLGENGAGKTTLMNVLYGLYQPTAGTVVIDGEERAFDSPRDAIDAGVGMIHQHFMLVEPMTVTQNVVLGNEPRKWGGLAVDRQRAREEVAALADRYGFDVDPTATVEDLSVGEQQRIEILKALYRGADVLILDEPTAVLTPQEVEELFGVFEELTDAGKTIIFISHKLSEVTTAADEVTVLRDGKNVGSVETDDVTDTELAEMMVGREVLFDTDKPPVEVGSIGLAARDLVVEDDRGVSAVDGVDLQVAEGEVFGIAGVDGNGQSELVDALTGLRAPAAGRVYLGDADVTDAPRRQRIDDGMAFIPEDRQARGLVMSYDLTENGLLGSQRDPQFGSAGRIRWDDAEAHAEEIIEEYDVRPADTEASAESLSGGNQQKFIVGREFARDPEAVIASHPTRGVDVGSVEFIHERLLALRQAGTAVLLVSSKLDEVRSLSDRLGVMHDGELVDVVDPETVTEEQLGLLMAGERPPDVPRAVTRAGGDQ; this is encoded by the coding sequence ATGAGCGCGCCAGCGGTCGACCTGAGACGGATCACCAAACGATTCCCGGGCGTCATCGCCAACGACGAGGTGGACCTTACCGTCGAACGCGGGAGCGTCCACGCCCTCCTCGGCGAGAACGGGGCCGGCAAGACGACGTTGATGAACGTCCTCTACGGCCTCTACCAGCCCACCGCCGGCACCGTCGTCATCGACGGCGAGGAGCGGGCGTTCGACTCACCCCGGGACGCGATAGACGCCGGTGTCGGCATGATCCACCAGCACTTCATGCTCGTGGAGCCGATGACCGTGACCCAGAACGTCGTCCTCGGCAACGAGCCCCGGAAGTGGGGCGGCCTCGCCGTCGACCGCCAGCGCGCCCGCGAGGAGGTCGCGGCGCTCGCCGACCGCTACGGCTTCGACGTCGACCCGACGGCGACCGTCGAGGACCTCTCGGTCGGCGAACAGCAGCGGATCGAGATCCTGAAGGCCCTCTACCGGGGGGCCGACGTGCTGATCCTGGACGAGCCGACCGCGGTTCTCACCCCACAGGAGGTCGAGGAACTGTTCGGCGTGTTCGAGGAACTGACCGACGCCGGCAAGACGATCATCTTCATCAGCCACAAGCTGAGCGAGGTGACCACCGCCGCAGACGAGGTGACCGTCCTCCGGGACGGGAAGAACGTCGGGTCCGTCGAGACCGACGACGTGACCGACACCGAACTCGCGGAGATGATGGTCGGCCGCGAGGTGCTGTTCGACACCGACAAACCGCCCGTCGAGGTCGGCTCGATCGGGCTCGCGGCGCGTGACCTCGTCGTCGAGGACGACCGCGGGGTCAGCGCCGTCGACGGCGTCGACCTCCAGGTCGCCGAGGGCGAGGTGTTCGGGATCGCCGGCGTCGACGGCAACGGGCAGTCGGAGCTCGTCGACGCTCTCACGGGGCTTCGAGCCCCCGCCGCCGGCCGGGTGTATCTCGGCGACGCGGACGTGACCGACGCCCCGCGGCGCCAGCGCATCGACGACGGGATGGCGTTCATCCCGGAGGACCGCCAAGCCCGCGGGCTGGTGATGAGCTACGACCTCACCGAGAACGGCCTGCTTGGCAGTCAGCGCGACCCACAGTTCGGGTCCGCAGGACGCATCCGGTGGGACGACGCCGAGGCCCACGCCGAGGAGATCATCGAGGAGTACGACGTCCGTCCCGCCGACACGGAAGCGTCGGCGGAATCGCTCTCGGGCGGGAACCAACAGAAGTTCATCGTCGGTCGGGAGTTCGCCCGCGACCCCGAGGCCGTCATCGCCTCCCACCCGACACGCGGCGTCGACGTGGGCAGCGTGGAGTTCATCCACGAGCGACTACTCGCCCTCCGGCAGGCGGGGACCGCGGTGCTGTTGGTCTCCTCGAAGCTCGACGAGGTCCGGAGCCTCTCGGACCGACTCGGCGTGATGCACGACGGGGAACTGGTGGACGTCGTCGACCCCGAGACCGTCACCGAGGAGCAGTTGGGCCTGTTGATGGCCGGCGAACGGCCGCCGGACGTGCCACGGGCTGTGACCCGCGCCGGGGGTGACCAATGA
- a CDS encoding ABC transporter permease, with protein sequence MSPDWLPKPIEGVIDRLVDASAGERLLVSVAALVTAILLGGVVTLVAGVFAACESPAVGVFCYNPLAVYRYLFLAPLSDPFILQETLKNSALLLLTGLAVAVSFRAGLFNIGTQGQLVLGALAAALVAVRVGPAAPAGPVGGVLIAVTAMLAGSIVGGLYAAIPGALKAYADANEVITTIMLNFIASDVAFFLVSAYFQKPGSGSVETRDVPAAARFGPEIALVLAVALVLATTYLLWGTAFGYDLRTAGIQPEAADYAGVDAKRMIVTSMTLSGAIGGLGGAVWVLMSVGRWVNGVPALGFDGITVSVLASNNPLGVLFAGPLFGSMQAGSLSIDFQLGVPRQLVGVIRGLVILLVAMPEFFRTLGVRWNMGEGQ encoded by the coding sequence ATGAGTCCCGACTGGCTCCCGAAACCGATCGAGGGCGTGATCGACCGGCTCGTCGACGCTTCCGCCGGTGAACGCCTGCTCGTCAGCGTCGCCGCGCTGGTGACCGCGATCCTCCTCGGCGGGGTCGTGACGCTGGTCGCCGGCGTGTTCGCGGCGTGTGAGTCGCCGGCCGTCGGGGTGTTCTGTTACAACCCCCTCGCGGTGTACCGCTACCTGTTCCTCGCGCCGCTGTCGGACCCGTTCATCCTGCAGGAGACGCTGAAGAACTCCGCGCTGTTGCTGCTGACGGGGCTGGCCGTCGCCGTCTCGTTCCGCGCGGGGCTGTTCAACATCGGGACGCAGGGACAGCTCGTGCTGGGCGCACTCGCGGCCGCGCTGGTGGCGGTGCGGGTCGGACCCGCCGCGCCGGCAGGCCCGGTCGGCGGCGTGCTGATCGCCGTCACCGCCATGCTCGCCGGATCCATCGTCGGCGGGCTCTACGCCGCCATCCCGGGCGCGCTGAAAGCCTACGCCGACGCGAACGAGGTCATCACGACGATCATGCTCAACTTCATCGCCAGCGACGTGGCGTTCTTCCTGGTCTCGGCGTACTTCCAGAAGCCCGGATCGGGCAGTGTCGAGACGCGTGACGTGCCCGCGGCGGCCCGGTTCGGCCCGGAGATCGCGCTCGTGCTGGCGGTCGCGCTCGTGCTGGCGACCACCTACCTGCTCTGGGGAACGGCGTTCGGCTACGACCTCCGGACGGCGGGGATTCAGCCCGAAGCCGCCGACTACGCCGGCGTCGACGCCAAGCGGATGATCGTCACCAGCATGACCCTGTCGGGGGCCATCGGCGGCCTCGGCGGGGCGGTGTGGGTGTTGATGTCCGTCGGCCGCTGGGTCAACGGCGTCCCCGCGCTCGGCTTCGACGGCATCACCGTCTCGGTGCTCGCGAGCAACAACCCACTCGGGGTGCTGTTCGCCGGACCGCTGTTCGGTTCGATGCAGGCCGGGAGCCTCTCTATCGACTTCCAACTGGGCGTGCCCAGACAGCTCGTCGGAGTGATCCGGGGCCTGGTGATCCTGCTGGTCGCCATGCCGGAGTTCTTCCGGACACTCGGGGTTCGCTGGAACATGGGGGAGGGCCAATGA
- a CDS encoding ABC transporter permease gives MRSLVRFALFAVAALGLGVLLVVGRLFPGTAVGEFAAVLDASYAASALRLSVPIAFAALGGIFAERSGVINIGLEGLLIVSAFTGVAVAHWLTGDGPVAVGAGVILLLLLALLLVIAGAALGLLGDDRSEIAVRGGGGLLATAVLAGLTVVLAGPTLAATWLAFYAAVLVSTGFALLFAVVTIEYRADQVIAGLAVWLIALGAAPFASNVIWGAVNSPGVDTLGTWTTPVLSELPVVGSVLFDAEPIVYFLLLATPLSWYTLAHTSFGYWVRASGENPKALDTAGVDVRRVRYAAVLLSGVFSGIGGAGLSLGRVGSFVGSGSTMIDGRGWIGITAMLFGNYNPFGAFGASLLFASLDALQFRLQQLDYAVPDSLMQTVPYVTVILVLALVGRTRTPDAAGEHYEADED, from the coding sequence ATGAGGTCCCTCGTCCGCTTCGCGCTGTTCGCGGTGGCCGCGCTCGGTCTGGGTGTGCTGCTGGTCGTCGGCCGGCTGTTCCCCGGGACCGCCGTCGGCGAGTTCGCGGCGGTCCTCGACGCCAGCTACGCCGCCTCCGCGCTGCGGCTCTCGGTCCCCATCGCGTTCGCCGCGCTCGGGGGCATCTTCGCCGAACGCAGCGGCGTCATCAACATCGGGCTGGAGGGGCTGCTGATCGTCTCGGCGTTTACCGGCGTCGCCGTTGCCCACTGGCTGACCGGCGACGGGCCGGTCGCCGTCGGCGCGGGCGTGATCCTGCTGCTGCTGCTCGCGCTGCTGCTCGTAATCGCCGGCGCTGCCCTCGGCCTGCTCGGCGACGATCGCTCGGAGATCGCGGTCCGTGGCGGCGGCGGCCTGCTGGCGACGGCCGTCCTCGCCGGACTCACCGTCGTGCTCGCGGGGCCGACGCTGGCGGCGACGTGGCTGGCGTTCTACGCCGCCGTGCTCGTCAGTACCGGCTTCGCGCTGCTGTTCGCGGTGGTCACCATCGAGTACCGCGCCGATCAGGTGATCGCCGGGCTGGCGGTCTGGCTGATCGCGCTCGGCGCGGCGCCCTTTGCCAGCAACGTCATCTGGGGCGCGGTGAACTCCCCGGGCGTCGACACCCTCGGGACGTGGACGACGCCGGTGCTCTCGGAGCTACCGGTGGTCGGCTCGGTGCTGTTCGACGCCGAACCCATCGTCTACTTCCTCCTGCTGGCGACGCCGCTCTCGTGGTACACGCTCGCCCACACCTCCTTTGGCTACTGGGTGCGGGCAAGCGGGGAGAACCCGAAGGCGCTCGACACCGCCGGCGTCGACGTGCGCCGGGTCCGCTACGCCGCCGTCCTGCTCTCCGGGGTCTTCTCGGGGATCGGCGGCGCGGGCCTCTCGCTGGGCCGCGTCGGGAGCTTCGTCGGCAGCGGGTCGACGATGATCGACGGCCGTGGCTGGATCGGCATCACGGCGATGCTGTTCGGCAACTACAACCCCTTCGGCGCGTTCGGCGCGTCGCTGCTGTTCGCGTCGCTCGACGCGCTGCAGTTCCGCCTGCAGCAGTTGGACTACGCCGTGCCGGACTCGCTGATGCAGACGGTGCCGTACGTCACCGTCATCCTCGTGCTCGCGCTGGTCGGTCGGACCCGCACGCCCGACGCCGCCGGTGAGCACTACGAGGCCGACGAGGACTGA
- a CDS encoding geranylgeranyl reductase family protein has translation MSTHEYDIVVVGSGTSGCYAAATAAREGLDVAVVERKDAEEAGHIACGDALKGADTFPDAIPKSKIESSFTNTAVDHGRFEIPSEDTVLNIPVPGELAVIDRWEFGRKIIEATEAAGAEFHYDTVVTDVLQDASGRVQGVRGKRKGEVEEFHAEITIDAAGALSVIQDNADLSGATFDTNVSYSQFCSAYREIVEVPEPVDWDDALVFKPTDRASGYLWYFPRTPTTINVGLGFQMTEEPMKLVQDLRKDMQNRAEFEGAEVVDKLGAALPTRRPYDSATAPGMVAVGDAAGLVNPTTGGGIAGAAYSGQYAAEEAIAAISGGRAGEELWRYNERVMEHFGARYAALDVYNVLSTAVEVDELTSMLASLPGEPIAEALYSGKASIGPRTALQTLRGAIGHLDQLWEIYQVRNLAEELLSHYESYPDRPSALPRWQDQRDSIMERVYERTGADPKY, from the coding sequence ATGAGTACCCACGAGTACGACATCGTCGTCGTCGGTTCCGGCACCTCGGGTTGCTACGCGGCCGCGACGGCGGCCCGCGAGGGCCTCGACGTGGCGGTCGTCGAGCGGAAGGACGCCGAGGAGGCGGGCCACATCGCCTGCGGCGACGCGCTGAAGGGGGCCGACACGTTCCCGGACGCGATCCCCAAATCGAAGATCGAGTCCTCTTTCACCAACACCGCCGTCGACCACGGCCGCTTCGAGATCCCCTCGGAGGACACGGTCCTGAACATCCCCGTGCCCGGCGAACTCGCGGTCATCGACCGCTGGGAGTTCGGTCGCAAGATCATCGAGGCCACCGAGGCCGCCGGCGCGGAGTTCCACTACGACACCGTCGTCACGGACGTGCTGCAGGACGCCTCGGGGCGCGTACAGGGCGTTCGAGGCAAGCGCAAGGGCGAGGTCGAGGAGTTCCACGCCGAGATCACCATCGACGCCGCCGGGGCGCTCTCGGTGATCCAGGACAACGCGGACCTCTCCGGGGCGACCTTCGACACGAACGTCTCCTACTCGCAGTTCTGCTCTGCCTACCGCGAGATCGTCGAGGTACCCGAGCCCGTCGACTGGGACGACGCGCTCGTGTTCAAGCCGACCGACCGCGCCTCGGGCTACCTCTGGTACTTCCCGCGCACACCGACGACGATCAACGTCGGCCTCGGCTTCCAGATGACCGAGGAGCCGATGAAGCTGGTTCAGGACCTCCGGAAGGACATGCAGAACCGCGCCGAGTTCGAGGGCGCGGAGGTCGTCGACAAACTCGGCGCCGCACTCCCGACCCGCCGACCGTACGACTCGGCGACGGCGCCGGGGATGGTCGCCGTTGGCGACGCCGCCGGCCTCGTCAACCCCACCACCGGCGGCGGGATCGCCGGTGCCGCCTACTCCGGCCAGTACGCCGCCGAGGAGGCCATCGCGGCCATCTCGGGCGGTCGCGCCGGCGAGGAACTCTGGCGCTACAACGAGCGCGTGATGGAGCACTTCGGCGCGCGCTACGCCGCACTCGACGTGTACAACGTGCTCTCGACGGCCGTCGAGGTCGACGAACTCACGTCGATGCTCGCCTCGCTGCCGGGCGAACCGATCGCCGAGGCGCTCTACTCCGGGAAGGCCTCGATCGGTCCGCGAACCGCACTCCAGACGCTCCGTGGGGCGATCGGCCACCTCGACCAGCTTTGGGAGATCTATCAGGTCCGCAACCTGGCGGAGGAACTGCTGAGCCACTACGAGTCCTACCCCGATCGGCCGTCGGCGCTGCCGCGCTGGCAGGACCAGCGCGACTCGATCATGGAGCGCGTCTACGAGCGGACGGGCGCCGATCCGAAGTACTAG
- a CDS encoding amidohydrolase, translating into MNVDADALTETRRDLHRHPEPAWCEFYTTARIVEELRARDVDELHVGPDALEESDEPRMSLPDQATRDEWKDRAVDAGADADLVERLDGGNTGAVAVIEQGEGPTVGLRVDIDGLPIPESDEESHAPAAAGFRSENEGYMHACGHDAHATVGLGVLDAVRHSDFSGTLKVFFQPAEERVAGGGPMSRSGHLDDVDFLYAVHIGLDHPTGEIVTGMGGFLAVSGFEVEFEGSPAHAGAHPEEGDNAIQAMAAAITNMYAIPRHADGPTRVNAGVVEGGTASNIVAAEAAMECEVRGQTTELMEYMWDETGRVVDAAADMHDVSAERSLNSRAPSAESDDELAALIGDAAGSVEGVDSIVEHDELGGSEDATFLMNRVQEQGGKACYVGLGTDHPGGHHTSEFDVDEDSLTIGVETLAGAIESLSESED; encoded by the coding sequence GTGAACGTAGACGCCGACGCCCTGACAGAGACCCGCCGTGACCTCCACCGCCACCCCGAGCCCGCGTGGTGTGAGTTCTACACGACCGCCCGAATCGTCGAGGAGCTCCGGGCCCGCGACGTGGACGAACTCCACGTCGGCCCGGACGCGCTGGAGGAGAGCGACGAGCCCCGCATGTCGCTTCCCGACCAAGCCACCCGCGACGAATGGAAGGACCGCGCCGTCGACGCCGGCGCCGACGCCGACCTCGTCGAACGCCTCGACGGCGGCAACACCGGCGCCGTCGCCGTCATCGAACAGGGCGAGGGGCCGACCGTCGGCCTCCGCGTCGACATCGACGGCCTCCCGATCCCGGAGAGCGACGAGGAGTCCCACGCCCCCGCCGCGGCGGGCTTCCGCTCGGAGAACGAGGGCTACATGCACGCCTGCGGCCACGACGCCCACGCGACGGTCGGCCTCGGCGTGCTCGACGCCGTGCGCCACAGCGACTTCTCGGGGACGCTCAAAGTCTTCTTCCAGCCCGCAGAGGAGCGCGTCGCCGGCGGCGGCCCGATGTCCCGATCGGGCCACCTCGACGACGTGGACTTCCTCTACGCGGTCCACATCGGCCTCGACCACCCGACCGGCGAGATCGTCACGGGAATGGGCGGGTTCCTCGCCGTTTCGGGCTTCGAAGTCGAGTTCGAGGGATCGCCGGCCCACGCCGGTGCCCACCCCGAGGAGGGCGACAACGCGATTCAGGCGATGGCGGCGGCGATCACGAACATGTACGCGATCCCGCGCCACGCCGACGGCCCCACTCGGGTCAACGCCGGCGTCGTCGAGGGCGGCACCGCCTCGAACATCGTCGCCGCCGAGGCCGCCATGGAGTGTGAGGTCCGCGGCCAGACGACCGAACTGATGGAGTACATGTGGGACGAGACCGGCCGCGTCGTCGACGCCGCCGCCGACATGCACGACGTGAGCGCCGAACGGAGCCTGAACTCCCGAGCCCCCTCCGCGGAGAGCGACGACGAACTCGCAGCGTTGATCGGCGACGCCGCCGGGAGCGTCGAGGGCGTGGACTCCATCGTCGAGCACGACGAACTCGGCGGCAGCGAGGACGCGACCTTCCTGATGAACCGTGTACAAGAGCAGGGCGGGAAGGCCTGCTACGTCGGCCTCGGGACGGACCACCCGGGCGGCCACCACACCTCCGAGTTCGACGTGGACGAGGACTCGCTGACCATCGGCGTCGAGACGCTTGCGGGCGCCATCGAGTCCCTGAGCGAAAGCGAGGACTGA